The DNA sequence AATCGTGAAATAGGGGCATATTTGCCATTGTCATTAAATCCAAACAGACGGTAGCATCGTGAGACATCCAGCTTGCGCGTACTCTCAAGATACCATGCCATCACACAAATCTTGTTTACAAGTAATATGCACGCTGAATTCGCCCAAAGACCACGAGCCTTGCCATTGGCATAAGGAACTTTACTCAGGCGTCCACTGTCGGCAAACGGCGCGCGTAATAGAGAATCTGTTGTAAGGATGAGAATATATCCACACAGGAAGAGCACACAGGGGTCATACTAAAAATTCTGTTTAGTGATACACGGTTCAATTCAAAGAAGACCTTTACTGGGTGCAAATACAAATCAATTTATGAATACCGGCTCTGGCATTTTTTACGCTTCTACAGGTTCAACTTTTCCCAACATCAAACTTTTCAATCATCACTTTGACTGTGGGACACTCAGGCTTTCGCCTCCAAAGAATGCCCGAGCTTCGACACTGGCTGCATCAAGCTCGACGTGAGGTATATCGTTCTGTTATTGTAAATCTTCAAAACACTGAAACTATCCCCGATCACAGAGTCACGGCGCACCACGGATTTGAGATGATCTCTCTCTTTCGTATGAGTTACAATAACCTCCAACGGAGGTGGATTCGAAAGATCAAAGGGTCCCTGATGACCTTCCTAAAAGTTGCAGTATTTTCTGATGAAGTCAATCACACGCGACTCCATGAATAATTTACTGACCCTGATCCGTACATTCATCCTCGTCCACGCAGTGTTCGACAGTCCTCCGAACCTCGACATTGTCGGCGCATGAGGGTCCAGCTTCAACAACGCCGATATCAGCTCCGCAATACACAGCCCATGGCTCGCAATCGCAACATGCACGCCGTCGCCGCTACCAcactctccctcctcctgtACTGACATCTGCGCGCCCTCCGGGTGTAGAgaccgctgctgctgcaaaTGCGGCAACACACACTCCCTAATCGCAATTTCCGTCCGCTGCGCTAGCTCATCCAGACTCTCCGCACCGGGATACTTCGCCTCGCGCCCATAAAGCACCGGGAAAATCTTCTGCTCGTACAGCTCCTCCACCGACACATCTTCCGGCTGCTGCAGGACCCACGGATGGCCTTCTGCGATGCCGAAGTGCTGCTCGCGCAGGTGCGGGTTCGTTGTCAGCGGGGGTTTGGGCGCGCGCTGGTAGTGCTGGACGTATTGCGCGGTTGTGTAGGCGCGTTGGAGCGGGGAGGCGTAGATGTGGGTTATGCGCGTCGAGGCGAGGCTTTGGCCTAGGGCGTTGGCTTGCTGAGGGATTTATTTGGGTCAGTTTTTCTTACGTGTGTATGAGCTTGTTTTCGTGTTTCGAGTTTA is a window from the Psilocybe cubensis strain MGC-MH-2018 chromosome 8, whole genome shotgun sequence genome containing:
- a CDS encoding 2,3-bisphosphoglycerate-dependent phosphoglycerate mutase; protein product: MTYLYQIDKINKFPLASYLETITVAIKSITKDGRVLPSAPRSVQGFFDQLLSVSRMITVTFIRHGQSEDNVKNIWAGWKDSPLSEHANALGQSLASTRITHIYASPLQRAYTTAQYVQHYQRAPKPPLTTNPHLREQHFGIAEGHPWVLQQPEDVSVEELYEQKIFPVLYGREAKYPGAESLDELAQRTEIAIRECVLPHLQQQRSLHPEGAQMSVQEEGECGSGDGVHVAIASHGLCIAELISALLKLDPHAPTMSRFGGLSNTAWTRMNVRIREGHQGPFDLSNPPPLEVIVTHTKERDHLKSVNDIPHVELDAASVEARAFFGGESLSVPQSK